The DNA sequence GGATTGAAATTGAGTACTGGTTATTAGTATCCCGGGTGCGCACCGTCGCTCCTCCTGCGAGGAGCGTGGATTGAAATAAAAATCCACCCGAGATCAGAGTAATCAATCGTGTGTCGCTCCTCCTGCGAGGAGCGTGGATTGAAATCGTAAACTTGGCGTACCCGGTCTCCTTCGCCCGAGTCGCTCCTCCTGCGAGGAGCGTGGGTTGAAATTCTACACCAGAGGGGGCCACTTACTTGCCCAGCATGTCGCTCCTCCTGCGAGGAGCGTGGATTGAAATAATGCGAGATGCAAGTTCCTTTTGCTCGGCCGCGTCGCTCCTCCTGCGAGGGGCGTGGATTGAAATGGCTAGCGCACTAGAATATGTTGCGCAATCTGTCGTCGCTCCTCCTACGAGGAGCGTGGATTGAAATCCCTAAAAGCAAACGCAGCCGGGTGGCAATAGCCTGTCGCTCCTCTTGCGAGGAGCGTGGATTGAAATAAAGAGATTGCCTTGGGCTGTGGGGCTATTTTTAGTCGCTCCTCTTGCGAGGAGCGTGGATTGAAATCATCTTAAAGGTGAAATACACCTTTTACGCCGAAGGTCGCTCCTCTTGCGAGAAGCGCGAATTTAAACTATAATGAAAAAATGGCTACAGCATTTAGTGCATCATTGCTTCTCTTGCGAGGAGCGTGGATTGAAATTTGTCCTAAATTATGGTAATATAGAGTTGCCGAAGTCGCTCCTCCTGCGAGAAGCAGAAGCGTGGAGTGAGAGGCTATCTGCGATTCAGTGAAAAATAGGTGAATTTATTTATACACTTCCTGATTGGAGAGTGCTATACTGAATTCAGCTTAAAACAGCGCTGGAATCTGTTTTGAAGTGGGAAAATGCCACCTATTCATGCCTTCGTGTGGTGGATACGGTTGGCCATATTGCGAGATGAAAGGAGAATGATGTGCTGAATAAGTGGATCAAGGCTGTTTTGGGTGGAGCGGCCATCAGTGTTGGTGGGGTGGTTTACTGTTCGGTGGAAAACCACATTGCCGGGGCTTTTTTGTTTGCTGTTGGGCTTTTTACCATTTATACCTTTGGGTTGAACCTTTATACGGGCAAGGTCTGCCTGATTCCGCAGAAGCCGCTTTCCTATTTTGGGGAGCTGGCGGTGATATATGCCGGAAACATTGTGGGAACAGTCGGCATGGGCTACCTTCTGCGAGGCACCAAACTGATACGTCTGGCGGAGACCGCCCAATCGTTGGCGTCTTCCAAGCTGGCGGATACACCGGGAAGTGCCTTTGTTATGTCTGTGCTGTGCGGCGTGATGATGTGTGTTGCGGTGCTGGGCTTTACCACCATTCAGGATGGTGTGGGCAAATATTTGGCGTTGATTATGCCGGTTATGGTGTTTCTCGTTGCGGGGTTTGAGCACAGCATTGCCAACTTCTTTTATATATCACTGGCTAATTTGTGGAGCCTGAAGGCTATTGGATTTAGTATCATTTACGCTTTGGGAAATATGGCAGGCGGTGTTATTCTGCCCTTAGCCTCCAAGCTGCGTGAAAGTCACTGACCCAACAGTCCGGTGCAGAATCATTGTGAAAAGAAGCCGATTGCGCAGATGCAATTGGCTTCTTTCGCTGTATGTGCTATTATTATGCAATCAACATAAAATTGCTGGGAGGAGAATGGATATGCTGATTAAAACAATAGCGGCAGAGCATAGGCTGGAGGCGCGATCTCTCATAGAAGCCGTTTTCATGCAATACGATGCCCCCGATTATTCTGCGCAAGGAGTCAGCACCTTCCAGTGCATTCTGGCGGATCAAAGCATGCTTGAGAGGCTGGATATGCTGGGCGCATACATTGAAAACAAGCTGGTGGGCGTTCTTGCGACCAAAAACAGCGGAGCCCACATCACCTTCTTTTTTGTAGATGGCCGGTATCACCGGAAGGGTATAGGAAAAGAGCTTTT is a window from the Oscillospiraceae bacterium MB08-C2-2 genome containing:
- a CDS encoding formate/nitrite transporter family protein; the encoded protein is MLNKWIKAVLGGAAISVGGVVYCSVENHIAGAFLFAVGLFTIYTFGLNLYTGKVCLIPQKPLSYFGELAVIYAGNIVGTVGMGYLLRGTKLIRLAETAQSLASSKLADTPGSAFVMSVLCGVMMCVAVLGFTTIQDGVGKYLALIMPVMVFLVAGFEHSIANFFYISLANLWSLKAIGFSIIYALGNMAGGVILPLASKLRESH
- a CDS encoding GNAT family N-acetyltransferase, which translates into the protein MLIKTIAAEHRLEARSLIEAVFMQYDAPDYSAQGVSTFQCILADQSMLERLDMLGAYIENKLVGVLATKNSGAHITFFFVDGRYHRKGIGKELFKQMLEQNSQLKITVNSSPYAVDVYRRLGFAPDGDECTTDGIRYTPMTYSRMRTQSLSGE